A window of the Aspergillus flavus chromosome 6, complete sequence genome harbors these coding sequences:
- a CDS encoding arrestin or S-antigen, N-terminal domain protein — translation MSATLYIDRPHTHFTNLDFLTGKVVVKLTSETQISGIQVKLEGESRTRLSGPRHPHHEQSDKKRTEIEVHKILYKVLNLFPTPAVFNENTPNTVWTFAAGTYEYPFQFKFPFNNACSFQNSMLTNLNISGLKVEVARDTHRHVKKTLPPSLSSFPQMADIKYYVKATVVRPQFYKENIRTITNINFLPIEPPRTGNPGEETYARRQHGFAKSPSTSKMKSLFQKGSSSSLRDSSGDSPRVSADIRLPNPSILTCNEPIPLRILVSKTSESFETIFLQTLQIELIAYTKILAHDLKRNETNTSVIFSRSNMAIPLGRGGDPVGTEWTIDASMWSHIPLPSSVAPTFETCNISRTYELEVRVGLSHGTVGNMKPQLIVLPLRMPVKVYSGISPPQALLDAMAENGHIQPTVSPTKPSRPSQETSAPPPMPPRPTRPPAPLNPEDGYDDAPPSYEDAMAETLSPVDGPRREYNPPATSSTGRPIEFGTDPSTPVHSGKDPEPQTPYSNREANSSSESFDMLPSTPPEPQTGSPPTSPVARQQSVLKIHKLAALQEDSPPQYQPVADQPLRSPGSQAQPSSSRPDVRALKLGVPNRKPVPRSPNSGGA, via the exons ATGTCTGCAACCCTCTACATCGACAGGCCGCACACGCACTTCACCAACCTCGATTTCCTCACGGGCAAGGTTGTGGTAAAACTGACTTCGGAGACTCAAATAAGTGGGATCCAAGTTAAACTGGAAGGAGAAAGTCGAACCCGCCTCTCGGGACCGCGACATCCGCACCATGAGCAATCTGATAAAAAGCGCACCGAGATTGAGGTTCATAAG ATCTTATACAAAGTCCTCAATCTCTTCCCAACCCCGGCTGTCTTCAATGAGAACACTCCGAATACTGTTTGGACTTTTGCTGCGGGGACTTACGAGTATCCCTTTCAGTTCAAG TTTCCCTTCAACAATGCATGTAGCTTTCAGAATAGCATGCTCACCAATCTCAACATTAGTGGTCTCAAAGTTGAGGTAGCTCGCGATACACATCGACATGTAAAGAAAACACTGCCTCCATCATTGAGTAGCTTCCCTCAAATGGCAGACATCAAATATTACGTCAAAGCGACAGTAGTTAGGCCGCAGTTCTACAAGGAGAATATAAGGACG attacCAACATAAACTTTCTTCCCATCGAACCACCGAGGACGGGCAATCCGGGTGAAGAAACATATGCACGACGTCAACATGGATTTGCGAAATCCCCCAGCACATCAAAGATGAAGAGTTTGTTCCAAAAAGGCTCCAGTTCGTCTCTCCGAGATTCTTCCGGTGACTCGCCTCGCGTATCCGCAGATATCAGACTACCAAATCCCTCGATACTTACATGTAACGAACCAATCCCGCTACGTATCCTTGTCAGCAAAACTTCGGAGTCATTTGAAACGATATTCTTGCAGACACTGCAAATTGAGTTAATCGCCTATACCAAAATTCTTGCCCATGATCTAAAACGGAATGAAACAAACACTTCAGTCATCTTCAGCCGCAGTAATATGGCCATTCCACTTGGGAGAGGAGGCGATCCAGTCGGCACTGAATGGACTATCGATGCTAGTATGTGGAGCCACATACCTCTCCCGAGCTCGGTGGCACCAACCTTTGAAACCTGCAATATCTCGAGGACATATGAGTTAGAAGTGCGGGTTGGTTTGAGTCATGGCACTGTCGGCAATATGAAA CCCCAACTCATTGTACTGCCGTTACGGATGCCTGTCAAAGTTTACTCTGGAATCTCCCCGCCTCAGGCGCTTCTGGACGCCATGGCTGAAAACGGGCACATTCAACCAACAGTTTCCCCTACCAAACCAAGCCGACCTTCTCAGGAAACCAGCGCACCGCCTCCGATGCCCCCAAGGCCTACTAGACCTCCCGCACCTCTAAATCCAGAGGATGGTTATGACGACGCACCCCCGAGTTACGAAGACGCAATGGCTGAAACTCTGAGTCCTGTGGATGGCCCCCGTCGCGAGTATAACCCACCAGCTACCTCCTCCACCGGAAGACCTATTGAATTTGGAACTGATCCAAGCACGCCAGTTCACTCGGGAAAGGATCCTGAGCCCCAAACGCCCTACAGCAACCGCGAAGCGAACTCGTCGTCTGAGTCTTTCGATATGCTTCCGTCCACTCCTCCTGAACCACAGACCGGGTCTCCCCCTACATCCCCCGTCGCACGGCAACAAAGTGTGCTCAAGATTCACAAACTCGCGGCTCTTCAGGAAGACAGTCCACCTCAATATCAGCCTGTAGCAGACCAACCACTGCGGTCGCCTGGAAGCCAAGCACAGCCAAGTTCATCCAGACCAGATGTTCGGGCTCTAAAACTAGGTGTTCCCAACAGGAAGCCTGTTCCCCGAAGTCCGAATTCCGGAGGTGCTTGA